Sequence from the Pectobacterium carotovorum genome:
CAGGCATTAGTTCTAATTAATAAAAATAATGCAGAAAGCTCAGATGTTGTCGAATTAGCGCGTTATGTCCGCAATCAGGTTGCTGAAAAATTCTCCATACAGCTGGAGCCTGAAGTTCGCTTTATTGCTGCGCGTGGAGAGGTCAATGCCATCGAGGTATTATCATGAAAGATATTACGGTTCCCCTTAAATTAATTAAAACTCTCTCTGATGGTGAATTTTATTCCGGTGAATTACTGGGTGAAATGATGGGGATGAGTCGAGCTGCGATTAATAAACATATTCAAACTATACGTGACTGGGGAATTGATGTTTTTACTGTGACAGGCAAGGGCTATTCTTTACCAACGCCTATGCAGTTATTAGACGAGGAGGCTATCCTCAAGCACCTACCGGAAGGTGGTGTGACAGTTTTACCTGTCGTTGATTCTACTAATCAGTATATTTTAGAACGATTGGACACCTTATCCTCTGGTGATGCATGCCTTGCTGAATATCAGCAATCTGGGCGTGGTCGTCGGGGCAGACAATGGTTCTCGCCCTTTGGTGCAAATTTATATTTGTCCTTATACTGGCGCCTAGAACAGGGGCCTGCTGCAGCTGTTGGGGTTAGTTTGGTTATCGGTATCGTAATGGCAGAAGTGCTACATAAGCTTGGTGCTGATGGTGTTCGAGTCAAATGGCCCAACGATTTATATCTGAAGGATAGAAAACTAGCAGGCATTCTTGTCGAAATTACAGGAAAAACGGGGGATGCCGCTAATCTGGTCATTGGCGCGGGCATTAATTTACAGATGAGAGAGCCTGCTCCTGATACGATTAGTCAAGGCTGGATAAATTTACAAGAAGCAGGTATAGATATTAATCGCAATACACTCGCTTCGACTCTTATTTCTGAATTAAGAGGGGCTTTGGCTATATTTGAACTACAAGGCCTTGAACCATTTATTCCCAGATGGGAAAAATTGGATAACTATTTTAATCGCCCGGTTCGTTTGATTATCGGTAATCGTGAAATATATGGGATCGACCGAGGAATAGACCGCCAAGGGGCGCTGCTCTTAGAAAACGATGGGTTGGTCACGCCATATATTGGTGGGGAGATTTCTCTGCGTGGTGCGTGAAAAAAGGGGGGTAACCCCCTTTATATTTATTCGCTTTTCATTTTCTCAGTCGAACACATTCAACAGCATGATTAGCGCTTTTAGTCATAATAAGGCTGGCTCTCTCTCGAGTAGGTAGAATATTTTCTTTTAGATTAAGCCCATTAATTTCTTTCCATAATTGAGAGGCAATGCCAACAGCCTCTTCTTCTGTCAGTTTTGCATAATTATGAAAATATGAATTTGGATTTGAGAATGCACCCTGCCGGAATTTTAAAAAACGATTTATATACCATGTTTGTAGTAGTGTTTCTGGCGCATCGACATAGATAGAGAAATCTACAAAGTCAGAGACAAAAACTCTATGTGGATCATGTGGATAATCCATCCCGCTCTGCAGAACATTCAAGCCTTCTAATATTAAAATATCAGGGTGTTCCAACACTTTATTGTTATTAGGAACAATATCGTATGTTAGATGAGAATAAGTTGGGGCGGTGACTTTGTGTGTTCCTGATTTTATATCAGAAACGAATTTTACCAAGCTATGCATATCATATGATTGCGGAAAGCCCTTTTTCTTCATCAAATCACGTTCTTTTAACACCTTATTTGGATGAAGAAATCCATCGGTTGTAATGAGTTCTACACTGCGATGTTCCGGCCAACGGCTTAATAACGCCTGGAGCACACGGGCTGTGGTACTTTTTCCCACGGCGACGCTACCCGCAATACCGATTATGTAAGGTATCTTTTGGCCATCAGTCCCTAAGAACTGCTCAAGTACCGCCTGACGGCGTAAATTAGAGCTGATATAGAAATTAAGCAGGCGGGAGAGCGGCAGATAAATTTCTGCGACCTCGTCTAATGAAAGATCTTCGTTAATCCCTTTGAGCTTAACGATTTCTTCCTCTGTCAGCGTTAACGGGACGGAATCGCGCAAGGCGGCCCATTGGCTGCGATTAAATTGTAGATATGGCGTGGCCAAGGATTGCTCTCTATTGCTCATAAGTCGTGTTCTGCCTGCTTAACAGGTAAGAAAAGGGACTTTCAGCCAGCGAGGAAAACGGGCTATTAGCTTAGCCAACGCTATGATCGCGACACCTTTTCTTATGTAATAAATTTTTGATAATGGGCAGGTTAACACTTTGCTGATAGAAAGAAGAAGAGAAAATCGGTTCTGTACCCGATGCTTCTATGTTGATGCATCGGGTACAGGCTAGCTGGCGATTGCTTTACCTAACCCATTCACGGCAAAGAGGCGTTTATAGTAGATAGCCGTTGGATGGTAATAACCATCGGGTGTGCAAGCATAATCAGGCAATTCTCCCAGATGGCGATAACCCAGAGCGCGGTAGAACGCTTCTGCCGGGGAGCCTGCCTGAGTGTCTAAGTAGAGTAACCCTCTTTGTTGGAAAAGCGCGTGCTTTTCCAGTAAATGAATGAGTTGTCTGCCTATTCCCGCTCTGCGTACTCGGCTATGAACTAACAATTTTTGAATTTCAGCCCTGTTTCTCCCGTTTGACTTTTGACATAACTCTAGCTGTACACTTCCGACGATACCTTCCTTGTCGCGCGCTGCCCATAGTATGCGGTCA
This genomic interval carries:
- the birA gene encoding bifunctional biotin--[acetyl-CoA-carboxylase] ligase/biotin operon repressor BirA yields the protein MKDITVPLKLIKTLSDGEFYSGELLGEMMGMSRAAINKHIQTIRDWGIDVFTVTGKGYSLPTPMQLLDEEAILKHLPEGGVTVLPVVDSTNQYILERLDTLSSGDACLAEYQQSGRGRRGRQWFSPFGANLYLSLYWRLEQGPAAAVGVSLVIGIVMAEVLHKLGADGVRVKWPNDLYLKDRKLAGILVEITGKTGDAANLVIGAGINLQMREPAPDTISQGWINLQEAGIDINRNTLASTLISELRGALAIFELQGLEPFIPRWEKLDNYFNRPVRLIIGNREIYGIDRGIDRQGALLLENDGLVTPYIGGEISLRGA
- the coaA gene encoding type I pantothenate kinase; translation: MSNREQSLATPYLQFNRSQWAALRDSVPLTLTEEEIVKLKGINEDLSLDEVAEIYLPLSRLLNFYISSNLRRQAVLEQFLGTDGQKIPYIIGIAGSVAVGKSTTARVLQALLSRWPEHRSVELITTDGFLHPNKVLKERDLMKKKGFPQSYDMHSLVKFVSDIKSGTHKVTAPTYSHLTYDIVPNNNKVLEHPDILILEGLNVLQSGMDYPHDPHRVFVSDFVDFSIYVDAPETLLQTWYINRFLKFRQGAFSNPNSYFHNYAKLTEEEAVGIASQLWKEINGLNLKENILPTRERASLIMTKSANHAVECVRLRK
- a CDS encoding GNAT family N-acetyltransferase, with amino-acid sequence MKIVQLNAATLPVYREELANLLIDAVEKGASVGYQSPLHHKEAMEYFHGLQASVANGDRILWAARDKEGIVGSVQLELCQKSNGRNRAEIQKLLVHSRVRRAGIGRQLIHLLEKHALFQQRGLLYLDTQAGSPAEAFYRALGYRHLGELPDYACTPDGYYHPTAIYYKRLFAVNGLGKAIAS